A genomic region of Caenorhabditis elegans chromosome V contains the following coding sequences:
- the sri-20 gene encoding Serpentine Receptor, class I (Partially confirmed by transcript evidence) — translation MIMFTEAEVMSFSYAVDFGVPEWLKLYYHVISVVSTVISFFSMYIILFQSGKMDGYRFYLFYMQFAGWLMDLHLSTFMQFIPLFPVFGGYCTGLLTQIFRIDDSFQTTYTAFTICLVASALNSCFVRKHQAISKISSKYLLDNVTYCIVIFLLNIYPVIAASLLYLSMLNKSEQVELVKSVYPNLVDKFASLPNYVVFDSNIWAIVFFAFIFFGCTYTLVLIVTTTYQMFKILDDNRKHISASNYAKHRATLRSLLAQFTTCFLIVGPASLFSLLVVIRYEHSQVATHWTIVALTLHSSANAIVMVITYPPYRHFVMLWKTNRSFHFASSQYQRSTLPNTRIQTERSIAVTITTH, via the exons atGATCATGTTCACAGAAGCTGAAGTTATGAGTTTTTCATACGCCGTTGATTTTGGAGTTCCCGAATGGCTCAAACTTTACTATCACGTCATTTCCGTGGTGTCAActgttatttcatttttctcaatgtacataattttgtttcaaagtgGGAAAATGGATGGATATCGATTCTATCTATTTTATATGCAG TTTGCTGGATGGTTGATGGATCTTCATCTATCTACTTTTATGCAGTTCATTCCATTATTCCCAGTTTTTGGAGGATATTGTACTGGACTCttgactcaaattttcagaattgacgATTCATTTCAAACG acatataCTGCATTTACCATTTGCTTGGTAGCCAGTGCTTTGAATAGTTGCTTTGTTCGGAAGCATCAAGCAATTTCTAAAATCAGCTCTAAATATCTTCTCGATAATGTTACATACTGCATTGTTATATTTCTACTCAATATATATCCAGTTATTGCTGCATCTTTACTTTATTTGAGCATGCTCAATAAGTCCGAACAAGTTGAATTGGTGAAATCG gTTTACCCAAATCTCGTTGATAAATTTGCAAGTCTACCAAACTACGTGGTATTTGATTCCAATATATGGGCAATTGTATTCTTtgcattcatattttttggttgTACATATACACTTGTTTTGATTGTCACAACTACTtatcaaatgttcaaaatattaGACGATAATCGAAAACATATCAGTGCTTCAAACTATGCAAAGCATCGAGCCACTTTGAGAAGTCTTTTAGCTCAGTTTACAACGTGTTTCTTGATTGTTGGTCCAGCGTCTTTGTTCTCTTTACTGGTAGTTATAAGATATGAACATAGTCAAG TAGCAACACATTGGACCATTGTTGCTCTAACTCTCCATTCCAGTGCAAATGCAATTGTAATGGTTATCACATATCCTCCATACAGACATTTTGTAATGCTATGGAAAACGAACAG atcattcCACTTCGCATCATCTCAATATCAACGGTCTACTCTCCCGAATACAAGAATTCAAACGGAGCGAAGTATTGCAGTAACAATAACAACCCATTAA
- the sri-20 gene encoding Serpentine Receptor, class I (Confirmed by transcript evidence), translated as MSFSYAVDFGVPEWLKLYYHVISVVSTVISFFSMYIILFQSGKMDGYRFYLFYMQFAGWLMDLHLSTFMQFIPLFPVFGGYCTGLLTQIFRIDDSFQTTYTAFTICLVASALNSCFVRKHQAISKISSKYLLDNVTYCIVIFLLNIYPVIAASLLYLSMLNKSEQVELVKSVYPNLVDKFASLPNYVVFDSNIWAIVFFAFIFFGCTYTLVLIVTTTYQMFKILDDNRKHISASNYAKHRATLRSLLAQFTTCFLIVGPASLFSLLVVIRYEHSQVATHWTIVALTLHSSANAIVMVITYPPYRHFVMLWKTNRSFHFASSQYQRSTLPNTRIQTERSIAVTITTH; from the exons ATGAGTTTTTCATACGCCGTTGATTTTGGAGTTCCCGAATGGCTCAAACTTTACTATCACGTCATTTCCGTGGTGTCAActgttatttcatttttctcaatgtacataattttgtttcaaagtgGGAAAATGGATGGATATCGATTCTATCTATTTTATATGCAG TTTGCTGGATGGTTGATGGATCTTCATCTATCTACTTTTATGCAGTTCATTCCATTATTCCCAGTTTTTGGAGGATATTGTACTGGACTCttgactcaaattttcagaattgacgATTCATTTCAAACG acatataCTGCATTTACCATTTGCTTGGTAGCCAGTGCTTTGAATAGTTGCTTTGTTCGGAAGCATCAAGCAATTTCTAAAATCAGCTCTAAATATCTTCTCGATAATGTTACATACTGCATTGTTATATTTCTACTCAATATATATCCAGTTATTGCTGCATCTTTACTTTATTTGAGCATGCTCAATAAGTCCGAACAAGTTGAATTGGTGAAATCG gTTTACCCAAATCTCGTTGATAAATTTGCAAGTCTACCAAACTACGTGGTATTTGATTCCAATATATGGGCAATTGTATTCTTtgcattcatattttttggttgTACATATACACTTGTTTTGATTGTCACAACTACTtatcaaatgttcaaaatattaGACGATAATCGAAAACATATCAGTGCTTCAAACTATGCAAAGCATCGAGCCACTTTGAGAAGTCTTTTAGCTCAGTTTACAACGTGTTTCTTGATTGTTGGTCCAGCGTCTTTGTTCTCTTTACTGGTAGTTATAAGATATGAACATAGTCAAG TAGCAACACATTGGACCATTGTTGCTCTAACTCTCCATTCCAGTGCAAATGCAATTGTAATGGTTATCACATATCCTCCATACAGACATTTTGTAATGCTATGGAAAACGAACAG atcattcCACTTCGCATCATCTCAATATCAACGGTCTACTCTCCCGAATACAAGAATTCAAACGGAGCGAAGTATTGCAGTAACAATAACAACCCATTAA
- the ugt-49 gene encoding UDP-glucuronosyltransferase (Confirmed by transcript evidence), with amino-acid sequence MYTFLFLLLSLLAVDAGKILVYSPSISRSHLISNGRIADALVDAGHDVVMFITEYEPLTEFTGTKKAKVITMKGFSTKFAEDMDGIGEYLLSSSRLSFLERLMFEKTCTGACDDLMTRREELEQLRAYNFDVAFSEQIDLCGVGIVRYLGIKNHLWISTTPIMDAVSYNLGIPAPSSYVPTIEENDNGDKMDFWQRTFNLYMKIGSILIHRYGTDGTTEVFRKYIPDFPNVREIAANSSLCFVNSDEVLDLPRPTITKAIYVGGLGIPKVSKPLDKKFTNIMSKGKEGVVIISLGSIIPFGDLPAAAKEGVLRAIQEISDYHFLIKIAKGDNNTKKLVEGIKNVDVAEWLPQVDILSHPRLKLFVMHGGINGLVETAIQAVPTVIVPVFADQFRNGRMVEKRGIGKVLLKLDIGYESFKNTVLTVLNTPSYKKNAIRIGKMMRDKPFSPEERLTKWTQFAIDHGVLEELHVEGSRLNTIIYYNLDVIAFVLFVFVAVLHVFIYAFKFLCCKKRSQSNIKKSKKNN; translated from the exons ATGTATACCTTTTTATTTCTTCTCCTATCTCTTCTAGCAGTTGATGCAGGAAAAATTCTTGTGTACAGTCCATCCATAAGTCGGAgtcatttaatttcaaatggaAGAATTGCTGATGCACTCGTTGACGCAGGTCACGATGTTGTTATGTTCATTACTGAATATGAACCATTAACTGAATTCACTGGAACTAAGAAGGCTAAAGTTATCACTATGAAAGGATTTA GTACAAAGTTTGCTGAAGACATGGATGGAATCGGAGAATACCTATTATCGAGCTCCAGATTAAGCTTTTTGGAAAGATTAATGTTTGAGAAAACGTGCACAGGCGCGTGTGATG atttaatgACAAGACGCGAGGAATTAGAACAACTGAGAGCTTACAACTTCGACGTGGCATTCAGTGAACAAATTGATTTGTGTGGAGTTGGAATTGTCAGATATCttggaattaaaaatcatttatgGATTTCAACTACACCAATTATGGATGCAGTTAGTTATAATTTGGGAATTCCAGCACCAAGTTCGTATGTTCCAACAATCGAAGAAAATGACAATGGTGATAAGATGGATTTTTGGCAGAGAACTTTCAACTTGTATATGAAAATTGGTTCAATCCTTATTCATAGATACGGAACTGATGGAACTACAGAG GTCTTCCGTAAGTACATCCCAGACTTCCCAAATGTCAGAGAAATCGCTGCAAACTCTTCACTTTGCTTTGTAAATTCCGATGAAGTACTTGATTTACCAAGACCAACTATCACAAAAGCAATTTATGTCGGTGGATTGGGAATTCCAAAAGTTAGCAAACCACTTGATAAG AAGTTCACAAACATAATGTCAAAAGGAAAAGAAGGTGTCGTAATCATTTCACTTGGTTCAATCATACCATTTGGAGATCTACCAGCAGCGGCAAAGGAAGGGGTATTGCGTGCAATCCAGGAAATATCAGATTATCATTTCCTTATTAAAATTGCCAAAG GCGACAATAATACCAAGAAATTGGTCGAAGGAATTAAAAACGTGGATGTAGCTGAATGGTTACCACAAGTAGATATTCTTTCTCATCCAAGATTGAAGCTTTTTGTAATGCATGGAGGAATTAATGGATTAGTTGAAACAGCTATCCAGGCAGTTCCAACTGTAATTGTTCCTGTTTTTGCTGATCAATTTAGAAATGGACGAATGGTTGAAAAGAGAGGAATTGGCAAAGTTCTTCTGAAATTGGATATTGGATATGAAAGCTTCAAAAACACAGTTCTAACAGTTTTAAACACTccaagttacaaaaaaaatgcgataAGAATTGGGAAAATGATGAGAGACAAGCCATTCAGTCCAGAAGAACGCCTTACAAAATGGACACAATTTGCAATTGATCATGGCGTTTTGGAAGAGTTACACGTGGAAGGATCAAGATTAAATACAATTATTTATTATAATCTTGATGTTATTGCTTTTGTCCTATTCGTGTTCGTTGCTGTTCTTCACGTTTTCATTTATGCTTTCAAGTTTCTGTGCTGTAAGAAGAGATCTCAGtcgaatattaaaaaatctaagaaaaataattag
- the AC3.12 gene encoding Activin types I and II receptor domain-containing protein (Confirmed by transcript evidence) → MQWSNMLCSRGLVKGEQMENYVKETCETGMKYCFESYSKGTEDFDTATASCQSLNTDRRLLNLCEGEKIEVKAGVTVRCCESDLCNKNGVEKRN, encoded by the exons ATGCAGTGGTCTAACATGCTATGCAG CCGCGGATTGGTTAAAGGAGAACAAATGGAGAATTACGTGAAAGAAACATGTGAAACTGGAATGAAGTATTGTTTCGAATCTTATTCTAAAGGTACTGAAGATTTTGATACAGCAACTGCCAGTTGCCAATCTTTAAATACTGATAGGAGACTTTTGAATTTGTGTGAA GGTGAAAAGATAGAAGTCAAAGCCGGTGTAACTGTGAGATGTTGTGAAAGCGATTTGTGCAACAAAAATGGCGTGGAGAAAAGGAATTAG
- the AC3.12 gene encoding Activin_recp domain-containing protein (Confirmed by transcript evidence), with product MQWSNMLCSRGLVKGEQMENYVKETCETGMKYCFESYSKG from the exons ATGCAGTGGTCTAACATGCTATGCAG CCGCGGATTGGTTAAAGGAGAACAAATGGAGAATTACGTGAAAGAAACATGTGAAACTGGAATGAAGTATTGTTTCGAATCTTATTCTAAAG GGTGA
- the abu-1 gene encoding Activated in Blocked Unfolded protein response (Product from WormBase gene class abu;~Confirmed by transcript evidence) → MRFIAIAALIASSVLLAEATTIRDKRQSCGCAPRVQPSCSCQRTTYTQPQQYSCSCQNTAPVQKSCSCAQPVQQQTYQIQASQCAPACQQSCQNQCQSAPSVSQCQSTCQQSCQTSSCYTPTTPAPVQCQPSCMPACEQSCVVQTPAPVQCVPQCQQQCQQQCVQTQPIQQCQPQCQQQCVQQCAPTTTAAPQIIKINMEISAQCVPQCQQSCQQQCVQQQVPAQQCNQQCTQQCQTTCQQAVPQCQQQCAPQCQQPSAPQCQQCQNTCQQAAPVCQQQCAPQCQQQSAPACQQCQTSCQQTQQCQQQCTPQCQQPSAPQCQQCQSACQAPVATTAAPQVVTIILEASVSQSAQCEPQCQQSCQQQCVQQQQPMQQCAPACTQSCSQSCSAAQPAQMPCQTQSVNSCSCQQNYSPCGNGQCCKRK, encoded by the exons ATGCGCTTTATCGCAATTGCAGCTCTTATTGCTTCTAGCGTTCTACTTGCCGAA gcaaCAACAATTCGCGATAAACGCCAATCCTGTGGCTGTGCTCCAAGAGTTCAACCAAGTTGCTCTTGCCAACGAACCACCTATACTCAACCACAACAGTACAGTTGTTCCTGTCAGAACACTGCTCCAGTCCAGAAATCCTGTTCATGTGCCCAACCAGTTCAGCAACAAACCTACCAAATTCAAGCTTCTCAATGTGCCCCAGCTTGTCAGCAGTCTTGCCAGAACCAATGTCAATCTGCTCCATCTGTTAGTCAATGTCAATCTACATGCCAACAAAGCTGTCAGACTTCTTCCTGTTATACTCCAACTACTCCAGCTCCAGTTCAATGTCAACCATCCTGCATGCCAGCCTGTGAACAATCCTGTGTTGTCCAGACTCCAGCTCCAGTTCAATGCGTGCCACAATGCCAACAACAGTGCCAACAGCAATGTGTTCAAACTCAACCAATTCAACAATGTCAGCCACAATGTCAGCAACAATGTGTTCAACAATGTGCTCCAACCACTACTGCCGCTCCACAAATAATCAAGATTAACATGGAAATCTCTGCTCAGTGTGTTCCTCAATGCCAGCAATCATGCCAACAACAATGTGTTCAACAACAAGTTCCAGCCCAACAGTGCAATCAGCAATGCACCCAGCAATGCCAGACCACCTGCCAGCAAGCAGTTCCACAATGCCAACAACAGTGTGCTCCACAATGCCAACAACCATCAGCTCCACAGTGCCAGCAGTGCCAGAATACCTGCCAACAAGCTGCTCCAGTTTGTCAGCAACAGTGTGCTCCACAATGTCAACAGCAATCTGCACCAGCTTGCCAACAATGTCAGACTTCGTGCCAACAAACTCAACAGTGCCAACAACAATGTACTCCACAGTGCCAGCAACCATCTGCTCCACAATGCCAGCAATGCCAATCTGCATGCCAAGCTCCAGTTGCCACTACTGCTGCTCCACAAGTTGTCACAATCATTCTGGAAGCTTCAGTCTCCCAATCTGCACAATGTGAACCACAATGCCAGCAATCATGCCAACAGCAATGCGTTCAGCAGCAACAACCAATGCAACAATGTGCTCCAGCTTGCACCCAATCTTGCTCTCAATCCTGTTCTGCTGCTCAACCAGCCCAGATGCCATGCCAGACACAATCAGTCAACTCCTGCTCGTGCCAGCAAAACTATTCTCCATGTGGAAATGGACAGTGTTGCAAGAGAAAGTAG